A single Tenacibaculum sp. Bg11-29 DNA region contains:
- a CDS encoding DUF72 domain-containing protein, which translates to MKFGKVDHPALVDFTLPITHKKTINILNSFKEVSKPSIFVGCAKWNKTDLKGFYPKGTKDELEYYSKQFNSIELNATFYRQFPAIQFEKWEMKTPKGFKFFPKLTQDISHWKRLKGVQESVNVYLENSLKLQDKLGTIFLQMNSNFSPQSFNALQNFVVSWPKGIPLAVEVRHKDWFEDKAVFEEYTKLLQEKNIANILVDTAGRRDMLHMCLTNNEAFIRFVGANHKSDYDRLDAWVIRLKEWKTLGLENINFFIHQNLEVESPLLAAYFIKKINKEFNLNLKIPNEESNQQMSLL; encoded by the coding sequence ATGAAATTCGGAAAAGTTGATCATCCAGCATTAGTAGATTTTACACTACCAATTACACATAAAAAAACAATAAACATTTTAAATTCATTTAAAGAAGTAAGTAAACCAAGCATATTTGTAGGTTGTGCGAAATGGAATAAAACTGATTTAAAAGGGTTTTATCCTAAGGGAACAAAGGATGAACTGGAATATTACTCAAAACAGTTTAACTCCATAGAATTAAACGCAACTTTTTATCGTCAATTCCCAGCAATTCAATTTGAAAAATGGGAAATGAAAACACCTAAAGGCTTTAAGTTTTTTCCGAAGTTAACACAAGATATTAGTCATTGGAAACGATTAAAAGGTGTTCAGGAATCGGTAAATGTTTATTTAGAGAACAGTTTGAAACTTCAAGATAAATTAGGAACTATTTTTTTACAGATGAATTCTAATTTTAGTCCTCAAAGTTTTAATGCGTTACAAAATTTTGTTGTTAGTTGGCCTAAAGGAATTCCGCTAGCAGTAGAAGTGAGGCATAAAGATTGGTTTGAAGACAAAGCTGTTTTTGAAGAATATACCAAGTTATTACAAGAAAAAAATATAGCAAATATATTAGTTGATACTGCTGGTAGACGTGATATGCTACATATGTGCTTAACAAATAACGAAGCTTTTATAAGATTTGTAGGAGCAAACCATAAGTCAGATTATGATCGATTAGATGCTTGGGTAATTCGTTTAAAAGAATGGAAAACTTTAGGGTTAGAGAATATTAATTTTTTTATTCATCAAAATTTAGAGGTTGAATCCCCTTTATTAGCAGCTTATTTTATAAAGAAAATAAACAAAGAGTTCAATCTAAATTTAAAAATACCTAATGAAGAAAGTAATCAACAAATGAGTTTATTATAA
- a CDS encoding patatin family protein: MKKALVISGGGSKGAFAGGVVEYLMKKKKKDYDLFLGTSTGSLMVSHLALKKLDSLKELYTNVNQKSIFSNSPFKITKVHGEKVISIRHMNTLWNFLNGRKTFGESKNLRKLIKKNVTREMYDEIRENNKEVVVTVSNLTANKIEYKSISECSYDDFCDWIWGSCNYVPFMSLLEKNNCQYADGGFGSLVPIREAILRGAKEIDAIILETEVTQINRIPAKNPFTLMLDVFDFMLENVERHNITIGKLSAKHHDVKLNLYYTPTVLTTNTLVFEKEKMKKWWKSGYKYAKKLDDEKMSQFRPEMIENEEIEDGLDNV, from the coding sequence ATGAAAAAAGCATTGGTAATTTCTGGAGGAGGAAGTAAAGGAGCATTTGCAGGAGGTGTAGTTGAATATTTGATGAAAAAAAAGAAGAAAGACTATGATTTATTTTTAGGAACTTCTACAGGAAGTTTAATGGTTTCTCATTTAGCGTTAAAGAAATTAGATTCTTTAAAGGAGTTATATACCAATGTAAACCAAAAATCTATTTTCAGTAATAGTCCTTTTAAAATTACAAAGGTCCATGGAGAAAAGGTAATTTCTATTCGTCATATGAATACTCTTTGGAATTTTTTAAATGGAAGAAAAACTTTTGGAGAGAGCAAAAACCTTAGAAAGCTTATAAAGAAAAATGTAACTCGCGAAATGTATGATGAAATTAGAGAAAACAATAAAGAGGTTGTTGTAACGGTTTCTAATTTAACTGCAAATAAAATTGAATACAAATCAATTTCTGAATGCAGTTATGATGATTTTTGTGATTGGATATGGGGCTCATGTAATTATGTGCCTTTTATGAGTTTGTTAGAAAAAAACAATTGTCAGTACGCTGATGGTGGTTTTGGAAGTTTAGTACCTATTAGAGAAGCTATATTAAGAGGAGCGAAAGAGATTGATGCTATTATTTTAGAAACAGAAGTTACTCAGATTAATAGAATACCTGCAAAAAATCCGTTTACATTAATGTTGGATGTTTTTGATTTTATGCTCGAAAATGTAGAGCGTCATAATATTACTATAGGTAAGTTATCAGCTAAACATCATGATGTAAAATTAAACTTATATTATACTCCAACTGTTTTAACAACAAATACGTTGGTTTTTGAAAAAGAAAAAATGAAAAAATGGTGGAAATCTGGCTATAAATATGCTAAAAAACTAGATGATGAGAAAATGAGTCAATTTAGACCTGAAATGATAGAAAATGAAGAAATAGAAGATGGTTTAGATAATGTTTAG
- a CDS encoding amidohydrolase family protein encodes MKIKIIYSFLCFLFLGNILAQQTPAPKQTQDYSIEGATAHLGNGQVIENSLIMFSNGKITFVGSAMMRIARSGTIINAKDKHVYPGFIAANSSLGLAEIDAVRATRDFDEVGAMLPHIRSIIAYNTESKVIESMRPNGVLMAQITPRGGVISGTSSVVQFDAWNWEDALLKKDDGVHMNWPSNFSSGRWWLGEDPGLKPNKNYQKNINQITKYINNAKAYLASKKLPKILPYEALQGVLNGAQKMFIHVSGKKAITDAVNTLKKIGVKNMVIVHGQEADKVANLLKENNIPVILERAHRLPEGEDDDYDLPFRAAKILSDAGILIGLGMEGDMERMNTRNLPFYAGTYAAYGLGKEKALQLITQNNAKILGLDDKVGTLEVGKDATLFISEGDALDMRTNILSNAFIQGRKISLESHQTKLWKRYSNKYKNQQ; translated from the coding sequence ATGAAAATTAAAATAATATATAGTTTCTTATGTTTCTTATTCTTAGGAAATATATTAGCACAACAAACACCAGCACCAAAACAAACACAAGATTATAGTATTGAAGGTGCAACGGCACATTTAGGTAACGGACAAGTAATTGAAAACTCTTTAATTATGTTTTCTAACGGAAAAATAACTTTCGTTGGAAGCGCAATGATGAGAATTGCCCGTAGTGGAACCATAATCAATGCAAAGGATAAACATGTGTATCCTGGTTTTATTGCAGCTAACAGCTCATTAGGTTTAGCTGAAATAGATGCAGTAAGAGCCACAAGAGATTTTGATGAAGTTGGCGCTATGCTACCTCACATTAGAAGTATTATTGCTTATAATACAGAAAGTAAAGTAATTGAAAGCATGAGGCCAAACGGGGTTTTAATGGCACAAATTACTCCACGTGGTGGCGTAATTTCAGGAACATCGTCTGTAGTACAGTTTGATGCTTGGAATTGGGAGGATGCGCTTTTAAAAAAGGATGATGGTGTTCACATGAATTGGCCTAGTAACTTTAGTAGCGGACGCTGGTGGTTAGGTGAAGACCCTGGTTTAAAACCAAATAAAAACTATCAGAAAAACATTAATCAGATTACAAAATACATTAATAACGCTAAAGCATATTTAGCTAGTAAGAAATTACCTAAAATTTTACCTTATGAAGCCTTACAGGGAGTTTTAAACGGGGCTCAAAAAATGTTTATTCACGTAAGCGGTAAAAAAGCAATTACCGATGCTGTAAATACCTTAAAAAAAATAGGTGTTAAAAATATGGTTATTGTTCATGGTCAAGAAGCTGATAAAGTTGCCAATTTGTTAAAAGAAAACAATATTCCAGTAATTTTAGAACGAGCTCATCGTTTACCAGAAGGAGAAGATGATGATTATGATTTACCTTTTCGTGCTGCTAAAATATTATCTGACGCAGGTATTTTAATTGGTTTAGGTATGGAAGGTGATATGGAACGTATGAACACGCGTAACTTGCCATTTTACGCTGGTACTTACGCTGCTTATGGCTTAGGTAAAGAAAAAGCGCTACAGTTAATTACACAGAACAATGCAAAAATTTTAGGTCTTGATGATAAAGTAGGTACTTTAGAAGTTGGTAAAGATGCTACCCTATTTATTTCTGAAGGTGATGCTTTAGATATGCGAACTAATATTTTATCAAATGCTTTTATACAAGGTAGAAAAATTAGCTTAGAATCGCACCAAACAAAATTATGGAAACGTTATTCAAACAAATATAAAAATCAACAATAA
- a CDS encoding oxidoreductase, which produces MKHFSILFLITLFIFSCKKENTVRNFETIKITEFKKDSTSIRAIEAISENELIFAGSKGDISTTKDGGKTWKTKYLKHNDSITPHFRSIAMNNNGVFALSIANPALLYNINLDNETIVYTEKHEKVFYDCIKFFTDGKHGIAVGDPTDDCPSLILTSDGGKNWTKLPCSKLPKFKEGEAFFAASNTNITIYNKTVWIASGGTKARILKSTDYGNTWVIYNTPIIQGHGPQGIYSIDFYDENNGYAIGGDYSKPNDNCANKAITSDGGKTWTLVADNQNPNYKSCVQYVPNTNGKEIFAVGKTGVSFSNDGGHTWKDVSKESYYAIQFVNKNTAWLSGPQKIGKLVLN; this is translated from the coding sequence ATGAAGCACTTTTCAATCTTATTTTTAATTACGCTGTTTATATTTTCTTGTAAAAAAGAAAACACTGTTAGAAACTTTGAAACCATTAAAATAACTGAGTTTAAAAAAGACAGTACCAGCATTCGTGCAATAGAAGCAATCAGTGAAAACGAATTGATTTTTGCAGGATCAAAAGGAGATATTAGTACAACTAAAGATGGTGGTAAAACTTGGAAAACAAAATACTTAAAACATAACGACTCTATTACTCCTCATTTTAGAAGTATTGCCATGAATAACAATGGTGTTTTTGCTTTATCAATTGCAAACCCTGCCTTATTATATAATATCAATTTAGATAATGAAACTATTGTTTATACAGAAAAACATGAAAAGGTTTTTTATGACTGTATTAAGTTTTTTACTGATGGTAAACACGGTATTGCTGTAGGTGACCCTACTGATGATTGCCCTTCTTTAATTTTAACTTCTGATGGTGGTAAAAACTGGACAAAACTACCTTGCTCTAAATTACCAAAATTTAAAGAAGGCGAAGCTTTCTTTGCTGCAAGTAATACTAATATTACTATTTATAACAAAACAGTATGGATTGCATCTGGTGGTACCAAAGCAAGAATATTAAAATCTACAGATTATGGAAATACTTGGGTGATTTATAATACCCCTATTATCCAAGGTCACGGCCCTCAAGGAATCTATTCTATCGATTTTTATGATGAAAATAACGGATATGCTATTGGTGGAGATTATTCGAAACCAAATGATAACTGCGCTAACAAAGCTATAACTTCTGATGGAGGTAAAACCTGGACGCTAGTAGCAGACAATCAAAACCCTAATTATAAGAGTTGTGTACAATATGTACCAAATACAAATGGAAAAGAAATTTTTGCTGTTGGAAAAACAGGAGTCTCTTTTTCAAATGATGGGGGACATACCTGGAAAGATGTAAGTAAAGAGTCTTATTATGCTATTCAGTTTGTAAATAAAAATACTGCTTGGTTATCAGGTCCTCAAAAAATTGGAAAATTAGTCTTAAACTAA
- a CDS encoding amidohydrolase family protein: MKKILILLVFLCISTTYAQEYFPSNTGVKTPNNKLFAFTNAKIYVTPTNIIKKGTLLIKDGKVLNIGKSINIPKEAEVINLAGKTIYPSFIDVYATFGITLPKRESASGKRPQYDANRKGYYWNDHIRPDANAFNNFKFDSKKAKELVNLGFGVVNTRLDDGIMQGNGVLVALNTASSDAYRILNKQSANYLSFSKSKKTRQSYPTSRMGAMALLRQTYLDADWYAKGNIKNTDLALQALNDKKELPQIFRAGSYLDDLRADKVGDEFGIQYTIVGGGNEYQRISDIKNTNATFIIPINFRKAYDVSNAFLAEKIALSDMRKWNQEPTNPAVLSKNNIPFALTTYKLKKSKEFTANLQKAIKFGLSKTTALSALTSVPSKILRNDKIGNLNKGSYANFLITSGDIFDKNTTLYENWIQGDKTVVNDINIKDLSGEYILAVNAETYTMSISGKGTKQKTSIKKGDKKVSSKFSLKDNWITITLRDGDKFTRLSGIVESKNLKGTATNNNGDETDWTATFKSKKEDKKEDKKKDKNTEVVAISYPNIGYGNYTKSRQENILIKNTTVWTSEDGKILTNTDVLIKNGKISKLGKSISSGNAKVIDGTGKYLTAGIIDEHSHIATSAVNEAGHNSTAEVTIEDVVNPDDINIYRNLAGGVTSIQILHGSANPIGGRSAIIKLKWGENADGMIYKNTPKFIKFALGENVKQANWGDLQTVRFPQTRMGVEQVYIDYFQRAKEYDAKKKSGQPYRKDIELETLAEIINKERFISCHSYVQSEINMLMKVAEQFNFNINTFTHILEGYKVADKMKKHGAGGSTFADWWAYKYEVNDAIPYNAAIMHNQGITVAINSDDAEMSRRLNQEAAKLIKYGGLSEQDAWATVTINPAKLLHLNYRTGSIKVGKDADVVLWNGNPLSIYSKAEKTIIDGTLYFDIKKDKEKRKTIKTERAKLINMMLLEKLKGAKTQAPVKKVKKLFHCDTE, encoded by the coding sequence ATGAAAAAAATACTAATACTACTAGTATTCTTATGCATTTCAACTACGTATGCACAAGAATATTTCCCTAGTAACACTGGGGTAAAAACACCAAATAATAAATTATTTGCATTTACCAATGCTAAAATTTATGTTACACCAACCAATATTATAAAAAAAGGAACATTACTTATTAAAGATGGTAAAGTTTTAAATATTGGTAAGTCAATTAATATTCCGAAAGAAGCTGAAGTGATTAACTTAGCGGGGAAAACAATTTACCCCTCTTTTATTGATGTATATGCTACTTTTGGTATAACACTTCCTAAAAGAGAAAGTGCTTCTGGTAAACGTCCACAGTATGACGCTAATCGTAAAGGGTATTATTGGAACGATCATATTAGACCAGATGCAAATGCTTTTAATAATTTTAAATTCGATTCTAAAAAAGCGAAAGAACTAGTAAATTTAGGTTTTGGTGTCGTAAATACACGTTTAGACGATGGAATTATGCAAGGTAATGGTGTTTTAGTTGCTTTAAATACTGCTTCATCTGATGCTTATAGAATTTTAAATAAACAATCTGCCAACTACCTTTCTTTTAGCAAAAGTAAAAAAACACGTCAGTCCTACCCTACTTCTCGCATGGGAGCTATGGCTTTACTAAGACAAACTTATTTAGATGCAGATTGGTATGCAAAAGGTAATATTAAAAATACCGATTTAGCATTACAAGCTTTAAATGATAAAAAAGAGCTTCCACAAATATTTAGAGCAGGTAGTTATTTAGATGATTTACGAGCCGATAAAGTTGGTGACGAATTTGGTATTCAATATACAATCGTAGGTGGTGGTAACGAATATCAACGTATTAGTGATATTAAAAATACCAACGCCACTTTTATTATTCCTATAAACTTTAGAAAAGCATACGATGTAAGTAATGCTTTTTTAGCTGAAAAAATTGCTTTAAGCGATATGCGTAAATGGAATCAAGAACCAACAAATCCTGCTGTTCTTTCTAAAAATAATATTCCGTTTGCATTAACTACTTATAAACTAAAGAAATCTAAAGAATTCACTGCTAATTTACAAAAAGCTATTAAATTTGGTTTGAGTAAAACTACTGCTTTAAGTGCTTTAACAAGTGTTCCTTCAAAAATTTTAAGAAACGACAAAATTGGAAACTTAAATAAAGGAAGTTATGCTAATTTTTTAATTACCTCTGGAGACATTTTTGATAAAAATACTACACTATACGAAAACTGGATTCAAGGTGATAAAACCGTTGTAAATGATATAAATATTAAAGATCTTTCTGGTGAATATATCTTAGCTGTTAATGCAGAGACCTACACAATGTCTATTAGTGGGAAAGGAACAAAACAAAAAACTTCAATTAAAAAAGGAGATAAAAAAGTTAGTTCAAAGTTTTCTCTTAAAGATAATTGGATTACCATTACTTTAAGAGATGGTGATAAATTCACACGTTTATCAGGAATCGTTGAAAGCAAAAATTTAAAAGGTACTGCAACCAACAACAATGGAGATGAAACTGATTGGACTGCTACTTTTAAATCTAAAAAAGAAGACAAGAAAGAAGACAAGAAAAAAGATAAAAATACAGAAGTGGTTGCTATTTCTTATCCAAATATCGGCTATGGTAATTACACCAAATCACGTCAAGAAAATATTTTAATAAAAAACACAACGGTTTGGACATCTGAAGATGGAAAAATATTAACAAATACTGATGTTTTAATCAAAAATGGAAAAATTTCTAAATTAGGAAAAAGTATTTCAAGTGGTAATGCTAAAGTTATTGACGGTACTGGTAAATACCTTACTGCTGGTATTATTGACGAGCATTCACATATTGCTACTTCTGCTGTAAATGAAGCTGGTCATAATTCTACTGCTGAAGTAACTATTGAAGATGTTGTGAATCCTGATGATATTAATATCTATCGAAATTTAGCAGGAGGTGTTACTTCTATTCAAATTTTACACGGTTCAGCAAACCCAATCGGTGGGCGCTCTGCTATTATTAAATTAAAATGGGGAGAAAATGCTGATGGAATGATTTATAAAAACACCCCGAAGTTTATCAAATTTGCTTTAGGAGAAAATGTAAAGCAAGCCAACTGGGGAGATTTACAAACAGTACGTTTTCCACAAACTCGTATGGGAGTTGAACAAGTTTATATTGACTATTTTCAAAGAGCTAAAGAATACGATGCTAAAAAGAAAAGCGGACAGCCTTATCGTAAAGATATAGAGTTAGAAACTTTAGCAGAAATTATTAATAAAGAACGTTTTATTTCTTGTCACTCTTATGTACAATCAGAAATTAATATGTTAATGAAAGTTGCAGAACAATTCAACTTTAACATTAACACGTTTACTCATATTTTAGAAGGTTATAAAGTTGCAGATAAAATGAAAAAGCACGGAGCTGGTGGTTCTACTTTTGCAGACTGGTGGGCATATAAGTACGAAGTAAATGATGCAATACCTTACAATGCTGCTATTATGCACAATCAAGGAATTACAGTTGCTATAAATTCTGATGATGCTGAAATGTCTCGACGTTTAAATCAAGAGGCTGCTAAATTAATCAAATATGGTGGACTGTCTGAACAAGATGCATGGGCTACAGTAACCATAAACCCTGCTAAGTTATTACACTTAAACTATCGTACAGGTAGTATTAAAGTTGGTAAGGATGCAGATGTTGTTTTATGGAACGGAAATCCATTATCAATATATTCTAAAGCAGAAAAAACAATTATTGATGGTACACTTTATTTTGATATTAAGAAAGATAAAGAAAAACGTAAAACTATTAAAACTGAACGTGCAAAATTAATTAACATGATGCTGCTAGAAAAGTTAAAAGGTGCAAAAACACAAGCACCTGTTAAGAAAGTTAAAAAATTATTTCACTGTGATACAGAATAA